One window of bacterium genomic DNA carries:
- a CDS encoding nucleotidyltransferase domain-containing protein has translation MITQQDKDTFISTLKTFFKEKAADYKSEMVFLYGSWATGYPRQDSDVDLAVLLPESLSDDEIFNIIMDISYHLSSKINKEVNILPIYRDFRKPMLYYNAIILSTPIYINDFQEYVKLKNEAIFQMEDFSIFGIKWQIEMTRKNLEALKYG, from the coding sequence ATGATTACTCAACAAGATAAAGATACCTTTATTTCAACATTAAAAACATTTTTTAAAGAAAAGGCAGCGGATTATAAAAGTGAGATGGTCTTTTTATACGGTTCATGGGCAACTGGTTATCCCAGACAAGATTCAGATGTAGATTTAGCTGTGTTATTACCAGAGTCACTATCAGATGATGAAATATTCAATATTATTATGGATATTTCATATCACCTCTCTTCAAAGATTAATAAAGAGGTAAATATACTTCCAATTTATAGGGATTTTAGAAAACCTATGCTCTATTATAATGCCATTATTCTAAGTACCCCAATATACATTAACGATTTTCAAGAATATGTTAAATTAAAGAACGAAGCTATATTTCAGATGGAAGATTTTAGTATATTTGGGATAAAATGGCAGATAGAAATGACGCGGAAAAATTTGGAGGCACTAAAGTATGGCTAA
- a CDS encoding retroviral-like aspartic protease family protein — protein MGRTVEKVVVKNFADVVLQTKGMIRENEIRSVEIEGIVDTGAAYLCLPPDIIERLGLLYSHTREISTANGRVNRRIFRGAIIIIQDRDIEMQVMENDASTPPLIGYLVLEDMDFVVDTKSQRIIPNPEHEGKWITDLY, from the coding sequence ATGGGAAGAACTGTTGAAAAGGTTGTAGTTAAAAATTTTGCAGATGTGGTATTGCAGACTAAAGGGATGATTAGAGAAAATGAAATAAGGAGTGTTGAAATTGAGGGAATAGTGGATACTGGTGCCGCATATCTATGTCTGCCGCCAGATATAATTGAAAGATTAGGATTATTATATTCCCATACACGAGAAATATCAACTGCCAATGGACGGGTAAATCGCCGTATCTTTAGGGGAGCAATTATCATTATTCAGGATAGAGACATTGAAATGCAGGTGATGGAAAATGATGCATCTACACCGCCTCTAATTGGGTACCTGGTATTAGAAGATATGGATTTTGTTGTTGATACAAAATCACAGAGAATAATTCCTAATCCCGAACATGAGGGAAAGTGGATTACAGATCTTTATTAA
- the nuoK gene encoding NADH-quinone oxidoreductase subunit NuoK, translated as MTLSHYLILSAILFAIGVYGALTRRNAIGILLCIEIMLNAVNINLVAFSKYVTPNELTGQIFTIFTITIAAAEAAVGLAIIIAIYRHIKTVNMEKINLMKW; from the coding sequence ATGACTTTATCGCATTATCTTATTCTATCGGCTATACTTTTTGCCATTGGAGTGTATGGTGCTTTAACTCGTAGAAATGCCATTGGCATACTTTTGTGCATTGAGATAATGTTAAATGCGGTCAATATCAATTTAGTTGCCTTCTCAAAATATGTTACCCCAAATGAACTAACCGGTCAGATATTTACTATATTTACCATAACCATAGCCGCCGCAGAAGCCGCCGTTGGTTTGGCTATCATTATCGCTATCTATCGCCATATAAAAACAGTCAATATGGAGAAGATAAATTTGATGAAGTGGTGA